In Silene latifolia isolate original U9 population chromosome X, ASM4854445v1, whole genome shotgun sequence, the following proteins share a genomic window:
- the LOC141619515 gene encoding uncharacterized protein LOC141619515 — translation MNSSWAWRKICQVKTIFHQFFYGNVGQMTGQYSIKHGYKFLRPDIEKVSWAALMTVKWMVPRHRFCVWLIAQERLLTQDRLMKMQIITGNLCFMCGLVEEDHEHLFFRCEYSRKCRDLVHAWCPFQITAEKCCDWWRNWRSRSLARKRVIAVVLAALMTNIWWCRNKCRVDMILLRPEYLIRQIHNEVRLRLSSIRLGSKNSKVLDWIDIICKK, via the coding sequence ATGAATAGTAGTTGGGCTTGGCGGAAAATTTGCCAAGTGAAGACTATTTTTCATCAGTTCTTTTATGGtaatgtgggacaaatgacagGGCAGTATTCTATTAAGCATGGATACAAGTTTCTTCGACCTGACATTGAGAAAGTTAGCTGGGCAGCATTGATGACAGTGAAGTGGATGGTGCCCAGGCATAGATTTTGTGTGTGGCTTATAGCTCAGGAGAGACTACTCACACAAGATAGGCTCATGAAAATGCAAATTATTACTGGTAATCTCTGTTTTATGTGTGGACTGGTTGAGGAGGACCATGAGCACTTATTTTTTAGGTGCGAATACAGTAGGAAATGCAGGGACTTGGTTCACGCTTGGTGTCCTTTCCAGATTACTGCAGAGAAATGTTGTGACTGGTGGAGGAATTGGAGATCACGAAGTTTGGCAAGGAAACGAGTGATAGCAGTTGTACTGGCAGCACTGATGACGAACATATGGTGGTGCAGGAACAAATGCAGGGTGGATATGATTCTGCTTCGACCTGAATACTTAATCAGGCAGATTCATAATGAAGTACGTCTAAGGTTGAGTAGTATTAGACTTGGTAGCAAGAATAGTAAAGTGTTGGATTGGATTGATATAATTTGTAAGAAGTAG